In a genomic window of Macadamia integrifolia cultivar HAES 741 unplaced genomic scaffold, SCU_Mint_v3 scaffold2132, whole genome shotgun sequence:
- the LOC122065874 gene encoding uncharacterized protein LOC122065874, protein MTKGVSGDKMEASGDSASLFKDTQLVGWWKKLMELLWFCVSNVFLIYIQEMFTKLVRDQIEGRSEVSSRAGGVSPPLASGSGTTLKFQTVKNGVQENLNEGRVKIGNIGPAIPSHLASIHASMEFQTAEEGIQHNGNSGDVELWNWG, encoded by the exons ATGACAAAAGGTGTttcgggtgacaaaatggaAGCTTCCGGCGATTCCGCTTCTCTTTTCAAAGATACTCAGCTAGTTGGTTGGTGGAAGAAGCTCATGGAGCTCTTATGGTTCTGCGTCTCTAAtg tatttttaatttatattcaGGAGATGTTCACGAAGCTGGTAAGAGATCAGATTGAGGGAAGGTCTGAAGTAAGTTCAAGAGCTGGTGGTGTTTCTCCTCCATTAGCATCTGGATCTGGTACCACACTCAAGTTTCAGACGGTTAAAAATGGTGTTCAAGAAAATCTAAATGAGGGAAGGGTCAAAATTGGAAACATTGGGCCAGCTATTCCATCTCATCTAGCTTCAATTCATGCGTCGATGGAGTTTCAGACTGCTGAGGAAGGTATTCAACACAATGGAAACTCTGGCGATGTCGAGCTATGGAATTGGGGTTGA